The following are encoded in a window of Flavobacterium sp. WC2421 genomic DNA:
- a CDS encoding VOC family protein gives MATINPYLIFNGNCEEAFLFYQSVFGGEFPYVGKFKDMPASDTTTPALSEEDANKIMHVTLPIGKGSVLMGSDSNSASGSVVFGGNVSLSINAESKEEADKLFDGLSAGGNPFMPMNKTFWGAYFGMFVDKFGIHWMVNFDENEN, from the coding sequence ATGGCAACAATCAATCCTTATTTAATTTTTAATGGCAATTGCGAAGAAGCATTTTTATTTTACCAATCAGTATTTGGGGGTGAATTTCCTTATGTCGGAAAATTTAAAGACATGCCAGCCTCCGATACTACTACTCCAGCACTATCTGAAGAAGATGCCAATAAAATAATGCATGTTACCTTGCCCATTGGTAAAGGATCTGTATTAATGGGTAGTGATAGTAATTCAGCCAGTGGCTCCGTTGTTTTTGGAGGAAATGTTTCTCTTTCTATCAATGCTGAAAGTAAAGAAGAAGCGGATAAATTGTTTGACGGACTGTCTGCGGGAGGGAATCCTTTTATGCCAATGAATAAAACGTTTTGGGGGGCTTATTTCGGAATGTTTGTGGATAAATTTGGAATTCACTGGATGGTGAATTTTGATGAAAATGAAAATTAA
- a CDS encoding GH3 auxin-responsive promoter family protein, translating to MPLTIINSFASWVLKQRIHQIELFLKYPNEVQEELLMNLIHSSKNTVLGKDYDFASINSYATFSERVPVTCYEDINPLIERTRNGEQNLFWETPIKWFAKSSGTTNAKSKFIPVSNEALEDCHYKGSKDLLCLYLNNNENSELFLGKSLRLGGSSQIYENNSSFFGDLSAILIENMPIWAEFSSTPSSKISLMSEWETKIAAIINETKKENVTSFAGVPSWMLVLMNKMLEETGKGNLFEIWPNLEVYFHGGVNFDPYREQYQKILPKKDFKYYEIYNASEGFFAIQDLNNSSDLLLMLDYGIFYEFIPMDTFGTPNQKTIRLADVELFKNYAIVITTNSGLWRYLIGDTVRFTSLNPYRIRVTGRTKHHINVFGEELMVENTDQAIAKACCITHSEIVDYTVAPIFMVDKEKGAHEWMIEFKRKPTDMVLFQKVLDETLQSLNSDYEAKRHNNMTLNPLVINVARENLFYDWLKDRHKLGGQHKIPRLSNQRDYLEDLKQMQIKVIY from the coding sequence ATGCCATTAACTATAATCAATTCGTTTGCATCTTGGGTTTTAAAACAACGAATCCATCAGATAGAACTTTTCCTGAAATACCCAAATGAGGTTCAGGAGGAATTGCTTATGAATTTAATCCATTCTTCAAAGAACACCGTTCTAGGTAAAGATTATGATTTTGCATCAATAAACTCGTACGCTACTTTTAGCGAAAGAGTTCCGGTCACTTGTTACGAAGACATCAACCCCTTAATTGAACGAACCCGAAATGGAGAACAAAATTTATTTTGGGAAACGCCCATTAAATGGTTTGCAAAATCAAGCGGAACAACCAATGCAAAAAGCAAGTTCATTCCAGTAAGTAATGAGGCATTAGAAGATTGTCATTACAAAGGAAGTAAGGATTTATTATGCCTGTATTTAAACAACAATGAGAATTCAGAATTATTTTTAGGCAAAAGCCTTCGCCTTGGCGGGAGCTCTCAGATCTATGAAAACAACAGTAGTTTTTTTGGAGATTTATCTGCTATTTTGATTGAAAATATGCCTATTTGGGCAGAATTTAGTAGTACGCCTAGCAGCAAAATTTCGCTTATGAGTGAATGGGAAACTAAAATCGCAGCAATTATAAATGAAACTAAGAAAGAAAATGTAACCAGTTTTGCTGGTGTTCCATCCTGGATGTTGGTCTTAATGAATAAAATGCTAGAGGAAACAGGCAAAGGAAATCTATTTGAAATCTGGCCTAATCTTGAAGTGTATTTTCATGGAGGTGTTAATTTTGATCCATACCGCGAACAATACCAAAAAATTCTACCTAAAAAAGATTTTAAATATTACGAAATATACAATGCTTCCGAAGGCTTTTTTGCCATTCAAGATTTGAACAATTCTAGTGATTTGTTACTGATGTTGGATTATGGAATTTTTTATGAATTTATTCCAATGGACACCTTTGGGACTCCCAATCAAAAAACCATTCGATTGGCAGATGTTGAATTGTTTAAAAATTACGCCATTGTTATTACTACTAATTCTGGCTTGTGGCGTTACTTAATAGGTGATACGGTACGTTTCACATCTTTAAATCCGTACCGAATTCGAGTGACTGGCCGAACCAAACATCATATTAATGTTTTTGGTGAAGAATTGATGGTCGAGAATACGGATCAGGCCATTGCTAAAGCCTGTTGCATTACCCATTCTGAAATAGTTGATTATACTGTTGCTCCCATATTCATGGTTGATAAAGAAAAAGGAGCTCACGAATGGATGATAGAATTTAAGAGAAAACCTACTGATATGGTTCTTTTTCAGAAAGTATTGGATGAAACTTTACAGTCTTTAAATTCAGATTACGAAGCTAAAAGACACAATAACATGACGTTAAACCCGTTAGTAATTAATGTAGCTCGCGAAAATTTATTTTACGATTGGTTGAAAGACAGGCATAAATTGGGAGGGCAACATAAAATTCCTCGCTTGTCCAATCAGCGTGATTATTTAGAAGATTTAAAACAAATGCAGATTAAAGTGATCTACTAA
- a CDS encoding DUF2797 domain-containing protein, producing MQYEGVLTKMQTEFGNPIQYYLVFEDGFLNVNQLLDKKIEIDFVGYQCLNCGKKKKIFRQGCCYDCFYSSASVGDWIMKPELSTAHLGIEDRDLAYEEKVQLQPHIVYLALSSEVKVGVTRKTQVPTRWIDQGANEAISIVEVPNRYLAGITEVALKNYYADKTNWRKMLTNNVEHVDLIAERLKLENLIPKEVHEYFFLNKNDLYEMHYPVLEYPTKVKSLSLDKTPSFQGKLTGIKGQYLLFEDGTVFNIRSSEGYVVKILV from the coding sequence ATGCAATACGAAGGTGTACTTACTAAAATGCAAACTGAATTTGGAAATCCAATTCAATATTATTTAGTTTTCGAGGACGGTTTTTTAAATGTCAATCAATTATTAGATAAAAAAATTGAAATTGACTTTGTAGGGTATCAATGTTTGAATTGTGGAAAGAAGAAAAAAATATTTAGACAAGGATGTTGTTATGATTGTTTTTATTCCAGTGCTTCGGTTGGGGATTGGATTATGAAACCCGAATTAAGTACAGCACATTTAGGAATTGAAGATAGGGATTTGGCCTATGAAGAGAAAGTACAGTTGCAACCCCACATAGTCTATTTGGCTTTGTCTAGTGAAGTAAAAGTAGGAGTGACAAGAAAAACTCAAGTACCTACAAGATGGATCGACCAAGGAGCAAATGAAGCTATTTCAATTGTTGAGGTACCTAATCGCTATTTAGCTGGAATTACGGAGGTAGCGCTGAAAAATTATTATGCTGATAAAACCAACTGGCGTAAAATGCTTACCAATAATGTGGAACATGTAGACTTAATTGCCGAACGTTTAAAACTAGAAAATTTGATTCCAAAAGAGGTTCATGAGTATTTCTTTTTGAATAAAAATGACTTGTATGAAATGCATTATCCAGTGTTGGAATATCCCACAAAAGTGAAAAGTTTAAGTCTGGACAAAACGCCTAGTTTTCAGGGGAAATTAACAGGGATTAAAGGGCAGTATCTTTTATTTGAAGATGGAACTGTTTTTAATATCCGTAGTTCTGAAGGATATGTGGTAAAGATTTTAGTTTAA